From Thiomicrospira sp. XS5, one genomic window encodes:
- a CDS encoding ABC transporter permease: protein MLAYIVRRLLFAIPILIGVNLITFALFFMVNTPDDMARTHLGAKQTSPEMIEAWKQDHGYDKPLFYNEKAPGLGVLTNTLFVNESVKLFTFDFGQSDDGRQISADIQERMWPSLAIALPTFLIGLVTNISLALLIVLFRGSVLDSVTMMVAVAIMSISGLFYIIAGQVLFSKIWHWVPISGYSEGWDAFKFLILPVAIGIFAGLGAGVRWYRSIFLEEINKDYIRTARAKGLSEIKVLFGHLLQNGLLPILTGVVVVIPTLFMGSLIMESFFGIPGLGSYTIDAINAQDFAIVKSMVFLGSVLYIIGLILTDISYTVFDPRVRLDG, encoded by the coding sequence ATGCTGGCTTATATCGTAAGGCGCTTGTTGTTCGCCATTCCGATTCTGATTGGGGTGAACCTGATTACCTTTGCACTGTTTTTCATGGTAAACACGCCGGACGACATGGCACGTACGCACTTGGGCGCCAAACAGACTTCACCGGAGATGATTGAAGCCTGGAAGCAAGACCATGGTTACGACAAGCCGTTGTTCTACAACGAAAAAGCGCCAGGCCTGGGTGTTTTGACCAATACCTTATTTGTTAATGAGTCGGTCAAACTCTTCACGTTTGATTTTGGCCAATCGGATGATGGACGACAGATTTCGGCGGATATTCAGGAGCGTATGTGGCCAAGTCTGGCCATTGCCTTGCCGACCTTCCTCATCGGCTTGGTGACCAATATTTCGTTGGCCTTGTTGATTGTTCTGTTCCGAGGGTCGGTGCTCGACAGCGTGACCATGATGGTGGCAGTGGCGATTATGTCGATTTCCGGACTGTTTTACATCATCGCCGGTCAGGTGTTGTTCAGCAAAATTTGGCACTGGGTGCCGATTTCCGGTTACAGCGAAGGTTGGGATGCTTTCAAGTTTTTGATTCTGCCGGTAGCCATCGGTATCTTTGCCGGGCTGGGTGCCGGTGTGCGTTGGTATCGCAGTATTTTTCTGGAAGAAATCAATAAGGATTACATTCGCACAGCCCGGGCCAAGGGGCTGTCCGAAATTAAAGTGTTGTTCGGCCATTTGTTGCAAAACGGACTCCTGCCGATTCTGACCGGCGTGGTGGTGGTGATTCCGACCTTGTTCATGGGCAGCTTGATTATGGAGTCTTTCTTCGGTATTCCAGGCCTGGGCAGTTATACGATTGACGCCATCAATGCGCAGGATTTCGCCATCGTGAAGTCGATGGTGTTCCTCGGTTCGGTGTTGTATATCATCGGTCTGATTCTGACCGATATTTCCTATACGGTGTTTGACCCGAGAGTGAGGTTGGACGGATGA